The following coding sequences lie in one Methylotuvimicrobium alcaliphilum 20Z genomic window:
- a CDS encoding efflux RND transporter permease subunit, giving the protein MYRFTHFFIDRPIFASVLSILIVMVGGLALIALPIAQYPEIAPPTVMVSTVYPGANAAVVAETVATPIEQEVNGVEDMLYLSSQSTNSGNMALTITFKPGTDLDKAQVQVQNRVALAEPKLPEEVRRQGISVKKRSPDLSLVVNLISPDQRYDSVYLSNYALLQIKDTLARLPGVGEILVFGARDYSMRLWLDPEKIAARNMTASDVVNAVREQNIQVAAGVVGQQPSPEATDYQYTVSTLGRLTDPEQFADIVIKQGSDGKITRLKDVARIELGAKDYNSSLYLDGEQTVGLAVFQLPGSNALDTKKAIEAEMEKMKTHFPEGLDYTLVYDTVVFIQQSIDAVVKTLFEALLLVVIVVIVFLQNWRAAIIPLLAVPVSLIGTFAVMAGMGLSLNTLSLFGLVLAIGIVVDDAIVVVENVERHIAEGMSSRDATRKAMEEVIGPIIATTLVLVAVFIPTAFITGVSGAFYKQFALTIAVSTLISTLNSLTLSPAMCALLLDRAHGNNDAFTRLLDRLFGWFFAGFNRFFDRFGEGYARLVGRLIRMTVLVLTLYVGLNGLNWLAFEKVPTGFIPQQDQGYLILYTQLPDAASLSRTQDVVKEATRIILDTEGVAHVIAYSGWSVLTGANQSNVATMFTPLDKFKDRAGKPELHANEIIKKLQQRLAQIPDAHIAVFAPPPVRGMGSVGGFKLQIQDRTSAGIDALQDVANEMIAEGNQQPGLTGLFTTFRASVPQLFLDVDRTRAKAMDVPLKEVFETLQIYLGSMYVNDFNSFGRTYQVVAQADADYRMHPEDITELKTRNAAGGIVPLGSLIDVKKITGPDKITRYNMYPAAEINGGTLPGISSGQAIDIMSRLLDQQLPPGFGYEWTELSLQQVLAGNVAFLVFPLSVVFVFLVLAAQYESWSLPLAIILIVPMCILSSMTGIWLSGMDNNIFTQIGFIVLVALASKNAILIVEFAKQRQESGLDRFAAVMDASRVRLRPILMTSFAFIMGVLPLVLAQGAGAESRRLLGTAVFSGMIGVTLFGLLLTPVFYVSVQGLVQRLTSSRKQKPQHSTSDSE; this is encoded by the coding sequence ATGTACCGATTTACGCATTTTTTCATCGACCGTCCGATCTTCGCGTCGGTCTTGTCGATTCTAATCGTCATGGTCGGCGGTCTCGCGCTGATCGCATTGCCGATCGCCCAGTATCCTGAAATCGCGCCGCCGACCGTGATGGTCAGCACCGTCTATCCCGGCGCGAATGCCGCGGTCGTCGCCGAAACGGTCGCGACGCCGATCGAACAGGAAGTCAACGGCGTCGAAGACATGCTGTATTTGTCGTCGCAATCGACCAACAGCGGCAATATGGCGCTGACGATCACGTTCAAGCCCGGCACCGACCTCGACAAGGCGCAAGTCCAGGTGCAAAACCGAGTCGCGCTGGCTGAACCGAAACTGCCCGAGGAAGTCCGGCGTCAAGGCATCAGCGTCAAAAAGCGCAGCCCGGACCTCAGCCTGGTCGTCAACCTGATTTCGCCGGATCAACGCTATGACAGCGTCTACCTGAGCAATTACGCATTATTGCAAATCAAGGACACGCTCGCTCGGCTGCCCGGCGTCGGCGAAATACTCGTGTTCGGCGCGCGCGATTACAGCATGCGCCTGTGGCTGGACCCGGAAAAAATCGCCGCGCGCAATATGACGGCAAGCGACGTCGTCAATGCCGTGCGCGAACAAAACATACAAGTCGCGGCCGGCGTCGTCGGCCAACAACCGTCTCCGGAAGCGACCGACTATCAATACACGGTCAGTACCTTGGGCCGGCTGACCGATCCGGAACAGTTCGCCGATATCGTCATCAAGCAAGGTTCCGACGGAAAAATCACGCGTCTCAAGGATGTCGCGCGCATCGAATTGGGCGCGAAGGATTACAACTCCAGTTTGTATTTGGACGGCGAACAAACGGTCGGCCTGGCCGTTTTCCAATTACCCGGCTCGAATGCCTTGGACACCAAAAAAGCCATCGAAGCCGAGATGGAAAAAATGAAGACGCACTTTCCGGAGGGCCTCGACTACACGCTCGTCTACGACACGGTCGTTTTCATTCAGCAATCGATCGACGCGGTCGTCAAGACCTTATTCGAAGCGCTGCTGCTGGTCGTTATCGTGGTTATCGTCTTCCTACAGAACTGGCGTGCCGCGATCATTCCGCTGCTCGCGGTGCCGGTGTCGTTGATCGGCACTTTCGCCGTGATGGCCGGCATGGGCTTATCGTTGAATACCTTGTCGCTGTTCGGATTGGTGCTCGCGATCGGCATCGTCGTCGACGACGCGATCGTCGTCGTCGAAAACGTCGAACGCCATATCGCCGAGGGCATGAGCTCCCGAGACGCGACGCGCAAGGCGATGGAGGAAGTCATCGGGCCGATCATCGCGACGACGCTGGTGCTGGTCGCGGTATTCATACCGACCGCCTTCATCACCGGCGTATCCGGTGCGTTCTATAAACAGTTCGCTTTGACGATCGCGGTTTCGACGCTAATCTCGACATTGAACTCGCTGACCTTGAGCCCGGCGATGTGCGCATTGTTGTTGGACCGCGCGCACGGCAACAATGATGCTTTCACGCGCTTGCTCGACCGGCTGTTCGGTTGGTTTTTCGCCGGCTTCAACCGCTTTTTCGATCGCTTCGGCGAAGGCTATGCGCGCCTGGTCGGCCGCCTGATCCGGATGACTGTCTTGGTATTGACGCTCTATGTCGGTCTGAACGGACTGAACTGGCTGGCCTTCGAAAAAGTACCGACCGGTTTCATTCCGCAACAAGACCAGGGCTATCTGATTCTGTACACGCAACTGCCCGATGCCGCATCATTAAGCCGCACGCAGGACGTGGTCAAGGAAGCCACTCGCATCATTCTCGATACCGAAGGCGTCGCGCATGTGATCGCGTATTCCGGCTGGTCGGTACTGACCGGCGCCAATCAGTCCAATGTCGCGACGATGTTCACCCCGCTGGACAAATTCAAGGACCGCGCCGGCAAGCCCGAACTGCATGCCAACGAGATCATCAAAAAACTGCAACAACGCCTCGCGCAAATACCCGATGCGCATATCGCGGTATTCGCGCCGCCGCCGGTGCGCGGCATGGGTTCGGTCGGCGGTTTCAAACTGCAGATTCAGGACCGTACCAGCGCCGGCATCGATGCCTTGCAAGACGTCGCCAATGAGATGATTGCCGAAGGAAACCAACAGCCCGGACTTACCGGATTATTCACGACCTTCCGGGCCAGCGTGCCGCAATTATTTCTCGACGTCGACCGGACTCGCGCGAAAGCGATGGACGTACCGTTGAAGGAAGTCTTCGAAACGCTGCAAATCTATTTGGGCTCGATGTACGTCAACGACTTCAATAGCTTCGGGCGGACCTACCAAGTCGTCGCGCAGGCCGACGCCGACTACCGCATGCACCCGGAAGATATTACCGAATTGAAAACCCGGAACGCAGCCGGCGGCATCGTGCCGCTCGGCTCGCTCATCGACGTCAAGAAAATCACCGGTCCGGACAAGATCACGCGCTACAACATGTATCCTGCCGCCGAAATCAACGGCGGCACCTTGCCCGGAATCAGTTCCGGCCAAGCCATCGATATCATGAGCCGATTGCTCGACCAACAACTGCCGCCCGGATTCGGCTACGAATGGACCGAACTGAGCCTGCAGCAAGTCTTAGCCGGCAACGTGGCATTCCTGGTGTTCCCGCTCAGCGTCGTGTTCGTATTCCTGGTGCTCGCCGCACAATACGAAAGCTGGTCATTGCCGCTTGCGATCATCTTGATCGTGCCGATGTGTATCTTGTCGTCGATGACCGGCATCTGGCTCAGCGGCATGGACAACAACATCTTTACCCAAATCGGCTTCATCGTACTGGTCGCGTTGGCCAGTAAAAACGCGATTCTGATCGTCGAATTCGCGAAGCAGCGCCAGGAAAGCGGACTCGACCGCTTCGCAGCCGTCATGGATGCTTCGCGAGTTCGGCTGCGTCCGATTCTGATGACATCGTTCGCATTCATCATGGGCGTTTTGCCGCTGGTGCTGGCGCAAGGCGCCGGCGCCGAATCCCGCCGCTTGCTGGGCACCGCGGTATTCAGCGGTATGATCGGCGTCACGTTGTTCGGCCTGTTGTTGACGCCGGTGTTTTATGTCAGCGTGCAGGGACTGGTCCAACGTCTGACCTCTTCTCGGAAACAAAAGCCGCAACACTCTACATCGGATTCTGAATGA
- a CDS encoding efflux transporter outer membrane subunit, whose product MMKQVIFTNSSRAWSNLGLGLTSLCLTLLSACAVGPDYRLPFIETPQEFGQAVHPEFSKEGIELNWWTLFEDSQLNDLVEQAVEHNYDLKTAYANLEEARALYLESGLDLVPVINSRAGYTDQKRSFGAMNNRTFAPRELKLYNIGFDAFWELDLFGRVRRSVEASDDEVDAQEAILRDLSVSLIAEVARNYFELRGLQNQLAVAQKNAENQAETAEITQSRLVNGRGTELDTSRALAQLEATKAGIPPLKSAIQKTIHRLSVLTGQFPGALTERLSRPAPLPKLPETIQIGSPAELLRRRPDIRIAERTLASSTARIGVATADLFPRVTFVGSIALEASSLSGLATGGSDAFSAGPRITWAALDLGRVLARIDAADAHAEADLAQYEQTVLNALEETENALINYNQERARRKLLAAAAEASQRAQELAHLRFNAGLSDFLTVLDIESRLLQDQSSLAQSETATATALAALYKALGGGWETTLETNDDD is encoded by the coding sequence ATGATGAAACAAGTCATTTTTACGAATAGCAGCCGGGCGTGGTCCAATCTCGGATTGGGTCTGACTTCGTTATGCCTGACATTGCTCAGCGCCTGTGCGGTCGGTCCCGATTATCGACTGCCCTTTATCGAAACGCCGCAAGAATTCGGCCAGGCCGTCCATCCCGAATTTTCCAAGGAAGGCATCGAGCTTAACTGGTGGACCTTGTTCGAGGATAGCCAGTTGAATGACTTGGTCGAACAAGCCGTCGAGCACAATTACGACCTGAAAACGGCCTATGCCAATCTCGAAGAAGCCCGCGCTCTGTATTTGGAATCTGGATTGGATCTTGTCCCTGTCATCAACTCGCGTGCGGGCTATACCGACCAGAAACGCAGTTTCGGCGCGATGAATAACCGCACCTTCGCGCCGCGCGAATTGAAACTGTATAACATCGGTTTCGACGCCTTTTGGGAACTGGATTTGTTCGGCCGCGTTCGCCGCAGTGTCGAAGCCAGCGACGACGAAGTCGACGCACAAGAAGCGATCCTGCGCGATTTGAGCGTAAGCCTGATCGCCGAAGTCGCGCGTAATTATTTCGAGTTACGGGGCTTGCAAAATCAATTGGCCGTCGCACAAAAAAACGCCGAGAATCAGGCCGAAACAGCCGAAATCACGCAGTCCAGGCTCGTAAACGGTCGAGGCACCGAACTCGACACATCGAGAGCGCTTGCCCAACTCGAAGCCACGAAAGCCGGTATTCCGCCCCTAAAAAGCGCGATCCAAAAAACGATACATCGTCTGAGCGTATTGACCGGGCAATTTCCCGGTGCACTGACCGAACGATTGTCGCGCCCTGCCCCGTTGCCGAAATTGCCCGAAACGATTCAGATCGGCTCGCCAGCCGAACTGCTGCGCCGCCGCCCCGATATCCGCATCGCCGAACGCACATTGGCCTCATCGACCGCGCGCATCGGCGTCGCAACGGCCGATCTTTTTCCGCGCGTCACCTTCGTCGGTTCGATCGCACTCGAAGCCAGTTCCTTATCGGGACTCGCTACGGGCGGTTCGGACGCTTTTTCGGCGGGTCCGAGAATCACTTGGGCAGCGCTGGATCTCGGCCGCGTCCTCGCCCGTATTGATGCAGCCGATGCCCATGCCGAAGCCGATTTGGCACAATACGAACAAACGGTTTTGAATGCGCTCGAAGAAACCGAAAACGCATTGATCAATTACAACCAGGAGCGCGCCAGACGAAAATTGCTGGCCGCGGCGGCCGAGGCAAGTCAAAGAGCCCAAGAACTCGCTCACTTGCGCTTCAATGCCGGTCTCAGCGATTTTCTGACGGTCTTGGATATCGAATCGAGACTGCTGCAGGATCAGAGCAGCCTAGCTCAAAGCGAAACCGCAACCGCTACAGCGCTTGCCGCGTTATATAAGGCCTTGGGCGGCGGTTGGGAGACGACTCTAGAGACTAATGATGACGATTGA
- a CDS encoding type I restriction enzyme subunit R domain-containing protein, with protein sequence MDDSLDGSELAKHHTTKQQRKALAERMKDNNDEVKLVIVRNMWLTGFDAASIVEVQ encoded by the coding sequence ATGGATGACTCGTTAGACGGTTCCGAGCTGGCCAAACATCACACCACCAAGCAGCAACGCAAAGCCTTGGCCGAACGGATGAAGGATAACAATGATGAAGTCAAGCTCGTTATCGTCCGCAATATGTGGCTGACCGGCTTCGATGCGGCCTCAATTGTTGAAGTTCAATAA
- the rhuM gene encoding virulence protein RhuM/Fic/DOC family protein, which translates to MTSTNQPQQIAIYQNEDGSIRIDVHLEQDTVWLNQRQLSALFDKDVRTINEHIRNILAEQELEAEATIRKFRIVQQEGKRQVSRDVEHYNLDMIISVGYRVNSKKGTQFRIWANTILKQYLLQGYALNEQKLRDSREKLADLQQAIALSSRLVHHKALSASESQGILAILEQYSHALTVLDDYDHQRLVIAGTQKATQTPIGYEEAIAQIRLWREQEQLSGLFGNEKDDSFKSSLATIYQTFGGEELYPSIEEKAANLLYFIVKNHSFSDGNKRIAAAIFAWFLQRHDYLYNANGEKRIADNALVAFTLLIAESKPEEKDTIVKVIINLINGNNG; encoded by the coding sequence ATGACTTCAACAAACCAACCCCAACAAATCGCCATCTACCAAAATGAAGACGGCAGCATTCGCATTGATGTTCACTTGGAACAAGATACCGTTTGGTTAAACCAACGCCAATTATCGGCCTTGTTCGATAAAGATGTGCGCACCATCAATGAACATATCCGTAATATTCTGGCCGAGCAAGAATTAGAAGCCGAGGCAACTATCCGGAAATTCCGGATAGTTCAACAAGAGGGCAAACGCCAGGTGAGCCGCGATGTCGAGCATTACAATCTGGATATGATTATTTCCGTCGGCTACCGCGTCAACTCCAAAAAAGGCACCCAATTCCGCATCTGGGCCAACACTATCCTCAAGCAATACCTACTGCAAGGTTACGCGCTGAACGAACAAAAACTACGTGACAGCCGGGAAAAACTGGCCGATCTGCAACAGGCCATCGCGTTATCGTCGCGCCTGGTGCATCACAAAGCCTTGTCAGCCAGCGAGTCGCAAGGCATTTTGGCGATTCTGGAACAATACAGCCACGCCTTGACGGTGCTGGATGATTACGACCATCAACGCTTGGTCATCGCGGGCACGCAAAAAGCCACGCAAACGCCGATTGGCTATGAAGAAGCCATCGCTCAAATCCGGCTATGGCGTGAACAGGAACAATTAAGCGGCTTGTTCGGCAACGAGAAAGACGACTCGTTCAAAAGTTCGCTGGCCACGATTTATCAAACCTTCGGCGGCGAAGAGCTGTATCCGAGCATCGAGGAAAAAGCGGCGAATCTGTTGTATTTTATCGTCAAAAACCATTCTTTCAGCGATGGCAACAAACGCATCGCGGCGGCGATTTTTGCCTGGTTTTTACAGCGCCATGATTATCTGTATAACGCAAACGGAGAAAAACGCATTGCCGATAACGCCCTGGTTGCCTTTACTTTGTTGATTGCCGAAAGCAAACCGGAAGAAAAAGATACCATCGTCAAAGTCATAATCAATTTAATCAATGGTAACAATGGATGA
- a CDS encoding type II toxin-antitoxin system VapC family toxin, with translation MPVLVDTSVWIDHFRKKEPALVALLESAQVLGHPFVRGELALGNLPQRHTLLELLDNLPQTPVAFGEEINRFIEANTLFGLGIGFVDVHLLASAKLALNATLWTRDNRLLAVATQLNVGYQP, from the coding sequence ATGCCGGTATTAGTGGATACCTCGGTATGGATCGACCACTTTCGCAAAAAAGAACCGGCGTTAGTCGCTTTATTGGAAAGCGCTCAAGTTTTAGGTCATCCGTTTGTCCGGGGTGAACTCGCGTTAGGTAATTTACCGCAAAGGCATACTCTTTTGGAGCTATTGGATAACTTGCCGCAAACGCCGGTTGCGTTCGGTGAGGAAATCAACCGGTTTATTGAAGCGAATACCTTGTTTGGTTTGGGCATCGGTTTTGTCGATGTGCATCTGTTAGCCTCTGCAAAATTGGCGCTTAACGCCACCTTATGGACACGCGATAACCGCCTACTGGCCGTTGCTACGCAGCTCAATGTGGGCTATCAACCCTAA
- a CDS encoding type II toxin-antitoxin system VapB family antitoxin, whose amino-acid sequence MRTTVVLDDELLEKAQALTNLKEKSSLIKEALKALIERESAKRLASLGGIAPDLQPIPRRQTEL is encoded by the coding sequence ATGCGCACGACAGTTGTATTAGATGATGAATTACTCGAAAAAGCTCAAGCCTTAACCAACCTAAAAGAAAAATCCAGCCTCATCAAAGAAGCCTTGAAGGCCCTGATTGAACGCGAGAGCGCCAAGCGACTAGCTAGCTTAGGCGGTATTGCCCCTGATTTGCAGCCCATCCCGCGCCGGCAAACCGAGTTGTAA
- the cas2 gene encoding CRISPR-associated endonuclease Cas2, with amino-acid sequence MMILVTYDVSFKTETGPKRLRKIARLCQVFGQRVQYSVFEIEVDMAQWTQLKNDLINVMDPEEDSLRFYYLGNNWERKVEHVGAKKVLDLNGLLLM; translated from the coding sequence ATGATGATACTGGTGACCTACGATGTTAGTTTTAAGACCGAAACCGGGCCCAAGCGCTTGCGGAAAATCGCGAGACTTTGCCAAGTATTCGGGCAACGGGTTCAATACTCGGTGTTCGAGATCGAAGTCGATATGGCTCAATGGACGCAGTTGAAAAACGACCTGATTAATGTGATGGACCCGGAGGAGGATAGTTTGCGGTTTTATTATCTGGGCAACAATTGGGAACGAAAGGTAGAACATGTTGGAGCCAAAAAGGTATTGGATTTGAATGGGCTGTTATTGATGTAG
- the cas1c gene encoding type I-C CRISPR-associated endonuclease Cas1c, producing MRPLRNVIYIQTQNSWLHKDNENLVLKVDKELKARVPIHKLQGLVCFGQVSISPYLMAHCAENGITITYLNQFGKFLARVEGPVSGNVLLRRTQHLTGADTAKSVAIARTMLTGKLYNQRSVLRRYLRDYGNQAEQQNMTHDLAAAEKRLSRCMQQLADCNGIDTLMGREGEAAQVYFGVFQHLIRQPGFEFDARRRRPPTDPVNALLSFCYTLLTHDCRSALETVGLDPASGFLHQLRSGRPSLALDLVEEFRPMVERFVLSLINKRQLALNDFETWPNGSVTLKEEPRKTLLAAWQDRKQDTLMHPWFEETVPVGLLPWLQAQILARFLRGDCDSYVPFLWK from the coding sequence ATGCGACCGTTAAGAAACGTCATTTATATCCAAACTCAAAATTCCTGGTTACACAAAGACAACGAGAATCTGGTTCTAAAAGTCGATAAAGAGCTGAAAGCGCGTGTACCGATCCATAAATTACAAGGACTGGTTTGCTTCGGGCAAGTCAGTATTTCGCCTTATTTGATGGCGCATTGCGCGGAAAACGGCATAACGATTACCTATCTAAATCAATTCGGAAAATTTCTGGCGCGAGTCGAAGGGCCCGTAAGCGGCAATGTTTTGCTGCGTCGTACCCAACACCTGACCGGCGCGGATACCGCAAAGAGCGTCGCGATCGCACGAACGATGTTGACCGGAAAGCTTTATAATCAGCGCTCGGTATTGAGACGTTATCTGCGTGATTACGGGAATCAAGCCGAGCAGCAAAATATGACGCACGATCTGGCAGCCGCCGAGAAACGCTTGAGCCGATGTATGCAACAACTGGCCGACTGTAACGGGATTGATACCTTGATGGGCAGGGAAGGGGAGGCGGCACAGGTTTATTTCGGCGTGTTTCAACACTTGATCCGTCAACCGGGCTTCGAATTCGACGCACGCAGACGCCGGCCGCCGACCGATCCGGTCAACGCACTCTTGTCGTTTTGTTATACCCTGCTGACCCATGATTGCCGTTCCGCGCTCGAAACGGTCGGCCTCGATCCTGCCAGCGGTTTTTTGCATCAATTGCGTAGCGGCAGACCGTCATTGGCGTTGGATTTGGTCGAGGAATTCAGGCCGATGGTCGAACGCTTCGTCCTGTCGTTGATCAACAAACGTCAACTTGCCCTTAATGACTTCGAAACCTGGCCGAATGGTTCGGTGACGCTCAAGGAAGAGCCGCGTAAAACATTGTTGGCCGCCTGGCAGGATCGCAAGCAAGATACCTTGATGCATCCTTGGTTTGAAGAAACCGTACCGGTTGGTTTATTACCGTGGCTGCAAGCCCAAATACTGGCGAGATTCTTGCGCGGCGATTGCGACAGCTACGTGCCGTTCTTGTGGAAATAA
- the cas4 gene encoding CRISPR-associated protein Cas4 has protein sequence MNDLEPIYLSRLQHYLYCPRQFALIELEDVWLENRFTAEGQVLHQRVNQPDRETRGDIRTVRALRLSHAELGIEGVADVVEYHRQSDGTEVPFPIEYKRGRPKAHRADEVQLCAQALCLEDMENVEVPEGALFYGEVRRRHAVVFDQTLRELTLETITGCREIIRSKETPKADYQAKKCRNCSLLEQCHPQIFGKSASAWLARQLAQD, from the coding sequence ATGAACGATCTCGAACCGATTTACCTATCCCGCCTGCAACACTATTTGTATTGCCCCCGGCAATTCGCGCTGATCGAATTGGAAGACGTTTGGCTCGAAAATCGCTTTACCGCCGAGGGACAAGTGTTGCATCAGCGAGTCAACCAACCCGACCGCGAGACGCGCGGAGATATTCGTACCGTTAGAGCGCTGCGTTTGTCTCATGCCGAATTGGGCATCGAAGGCGTGGCCGATGTGGTCGAATATCACCGGCAGTCGGACGGTACGGAAGTTCCATTTCCGATCGAATACAAACGCGGCCGGCCCAAGGCGCACCGGGCCGATGAAGTCCAGTTATGCGCCCAAGCGCTCTGTCTGGAAGATATGGAAAATGTCGAAGTGCCGGAAGGCGCTTTGTTTTACGGCGAAGTACGCAGGCGGCATGCGGTCGTTTTCGATCAGACATTACGTGAATTGACGCTGGAGACTATTACGGGCTGCCGCGAAATTATCCGCAGCAAAGAAACGCCGAAAGCCGATTACCAAGCGAAAAAATGCCGAAACTGTTCGTTGCTCGAACAATGCCATCCGCAAATATTTGGCAAATCCGCGTCGGCCTGGTTGGCCCGGCAACTTGCACAGGACTGA